The region CAGCCGAGGGCGTCGTCTGGCCCAGTTCAAACGCTTCCCTTACAAAAAAATGCTGTACCGCGTGGAGGCTGAGCGGATTAAAGTGCTCGTCGTAAAGCATCAAAAGCGTCGTCCTTCGTATGGAGATGGACGTTACTGATTTTTCGCTGCCTTCTCTTCTGACATCTCATGTTCAAACTCCTCCTCCATCTCCTCTTCGGCAGCATCTTTGTGTATGCAGGGGCGGTGAAGGCTTGGGATCCAGGGCTGTTTGTGATGGATGTGCGCAGCTTTGATCTGCTGCCAGATCCGTATGCGGCCTGGTTGGCCATGTTTCTACCCTGGCTGGAGATCTTCTCCGGGCTGGCGGTGATCACGGGTGTCTTGCGCAAGGGCGGTCTGTTAGTCTTGAATGCCAGCTTGCTGGCCTTTTTGGTGGCCATCGGCATCTCCTGGTATCGGGGCATCGACATCCAGTGCGGCTGCTTCGGCAGCAGTGAGGCCAGCAGCAACTATGCTGAACTCATCGTTCGCGATCTCGTCCTGCTCGCCCTGGGGCTTT is a window of Prosthecobacter dejongeii DNA encoding:
- a CDS encoding MauE/DoxX family redox-associated membrane protein, producing MFKLLLHLLFGSIFVYAGAVKAWDPGLFVMDVRSFDLLPDPYAAWLAMFLPWLEIFSGLAVITGVLRKGGLLVLNASLLAFLVAIGISWYRGIDIQCGCFGSSEASSNYAELIVRDLVLLALGLYLQIKGGRKVTSSPSSSPVV